Sequence from the Halobaculum rubrum genome:
CCGGCCTCGCGAAGCCGGCCGGCGCAGGCCTCGGCGCGCTCGCGGAGTTCGGGGACGGGGAAGCCGTCGCTCTCGTCCGGTTCCGACCGCGTTTCGTCGGCGTCCGCGCTGGCCATTACTGTGGGAGGGTGGGGCGTTCTGCGGCATAAACGCTCGTACTCCGTGACCGCGCACGTCGAGAACGAGGTGATCGGGGCCGGAAGGGCGGCGCTACTTCACGAACTGTAGCAGGTCGTCCCGCTTCGCCTCGCTGAAGTGCCCCCGCAGCGCCTCCTTCAGCGGCTCGATAGAGCCCTTCTTCGCGGTGATCGGCGCGATCGTTCCGCCCTCGCCGGACCACTGCTGCCACGGCGGGTACAGCCCCAGCCGCTCGCACAGCTCGTTCAGTCGCTCGTCGCGGTCGTCCACCTTGTCCATCTTGTTCACCGCGACGACCGGCGCCACGTCCACGTCCTGCAGGAACTGGAACAGCTCCACGTCGTGGGGGATCTCGCCCGCGTCGCTGTGGCGGTCGATGATGTCGATGACGGCCTTCCCGTCGACGACGAGCACGCCCGCGACGATGGAGTCCGCGTTGTCCTCGACGTAGCGAATCACGTCGGTTTTGATCGCCTCGCGTTTGTCCTCCTCGACGCCGGACATGAACCCGAAGCCGGGGAGGTCCGTGAACATGAACGACTGGGGCGCCCAGTCGAAGTGGTTGGGCTGTCTGGTGACGCCGGGTTTCTTGCCCGTGGACACGTCGTGGCCGGTCAGCTCGCGCATCAGCGTCGACTTGCCGACGTTCGAGCGCCCGACGAGCACCACCTCGGCGTCCCGGTCCGGTCGCCCCTCGAAGGTCATAGCGTCGAGTTGGACGAGAGGCCGGTTAAGCGGCGCGGGTCGACGGGCCGGGAGCCGGCGGACCGAGCGGCCGTGACCCAATCGAGTCGCCGCCCGCGACCGGCGAGCGACGCGCCCAAGTTCCCGGCTTCCGAGCCACGGACATGGACAAACAACCCCTCCGCGAGCGGATCTGGGACGACCTGGAGGAGTCGGGGGAAGCCCGCTTCCCGTTCCCGCCGCACGGCCGGATCCCGAACTTCGCGGGGGCCGACGAGGCGTGCGATCGCCTGACCGACACCCCGGAATGGGAGTCGGCGGAGACGATCAAGGCGAACCCCGACGCCCCCCAGCTTCCGGTCCGTCGCGCCGCTCTCCGGGCGGGCAAGACCGTGTACATGGCCGTCCCCCGGCTTCGGGAAGAGCAGCCGTTTCTCCGGCTGGCGCCCGAGGAGGTCCCCGATATCGACGAGGCGACCACCGTCTCCGGTTCCTCGAACCACGGCGTCCCGGTCGGCCCCGACGAGGTTCCCCACGTCGACCTGATCGTCTCCGGGAGCGTCGCCGTCACGGAGACCGGCGGTCGAGTCGGGAAAGGCGAGGGGTTCGCGGACCTGGAGTTCGCCGTGCTGTCGGAGTTGGGCGCCGTCGACGACGAGACCGCGGTGGCGACGACAGTCCACGAACGCCAGGTCGTGAGCGACGAGGTGAGTCTCGACGCCCACGACGTGCCGCTGGACCTGATCTGTACCCCCGAGAGAACGAGACGGACCGCGACGGCGCGCGGTGGGGAGTCGCCAACGCGCCCCGACGGCGTCGACTGGGACGCGCTCCCCGCCGAGAAGTTGGAGTCGATCCCGGTGTTGCGGCGGCTACGGCGGGAGTGAGCCACGCCGGGATCCGATCGGTCGGGGAACGGCGAGCCCGTCGATTATAACTGTCCCCTCGCCGAGATTCGCCCGTGCGACTCGTTCAGGTGATGGTGCCGGCGGGCAAGCGCGAGACGGTCCTCTCGGTTCTCGACGAGGAGGGGATCGACTACGTGCTCTCCGACGAGACGAGCGGGCGAGAGTACACCGCGATCGTCTCGTTTCCGCTGCCGACCGAGGCCGTCGAACCCATCCTCGCGGAGCTTCGGGAGGCCGGACTCGAACGCGACGCCTACACGGTCGTTCTCACCGCCGAAACGGTCGTTTCGAAGCGGTTCGAGGAACTGGAGGATCGGTACGACGAGGACGAGGAGGGGAACGGCGACCGGATCGCCCGCGAGGAACTGGAGGCGCGGGCGACGGAGATGACGCCCCAATTCGGTGCGTTCGTGACGATGATCGTCATCAGCGCCGTCGTCGCCACCGCGGGACTGCTGCTCGACTCGGCGGCGGTCGTCGTCGGGTCGATGGTGATCGCGCCGCTGATCGGTCCGGCGATGGCCGCCAGCGTCGGTACCGTGCTCGACGACCAGGAACTGTTCGTGCGCGGCGTGAAGCTGCAGGTGCTCGGGGCGGTGCTCGCCGTGGCGAGCGCGGCGGGGTTCGCGGCGCTGCTCAGGTACGGACGAGTGGTCCCGTTCGGCGTCGAGGAGGTGTTCTCGATCGCGGAGGTGCGCGAGCGACTCGCGCCCGACGTGCTCTCGCTGCCGATCGCGCTCGGGTCGGGCGTCGCCGGCGCGCTGTCGCTCGCCTCGGGCGTCTCCTCCGCGCTCGTCGGTGTCATGATCGCCGCGGCGCTGGTGCCGCCGACCGCCGTCGTCGGCATCGGGATCGCGTGGGGTCAACCCGGAACCGTCGCCGGGGCGGCGCTGTTGGTCGTCGTCAACTTCGTTGCGATCAACTTCGCCGCGCTGGCGACGCTGTGGTACAAGGGCTACCGCCCGGACTCGTTTTGGCGCCTCGACGATGCGCGCGCGACGACCATCCGGCGTGTCGCCGTGCTCGGCGTCGCCATCCTGCTGTCGACGGCCGTGCTGGCGGGCGTGACGGTCGCCTCCTACCAGAGCGCGCAGTTCGAGACCGCCGCCCAGGAGGAAGCCGACACCCTGCTCGACGGCGATGCCCGCGTGCTCGACGTCGAGGTGACGTACGGCGGCTTCCCCTTCCGGCAGCCGACCGCGGTAACGGTGACGGTCGGCCACCCGCCGGGAACGACGCCACCACGGATCGGCGACGCGCTCGCGACACGCCTGGCGAACGACGTGGAGGCGCCGTTCGGGATCGGCGAGCCCGCGACGGTCGACGTGTCAGTTCGGTATGTTCTCGTCGAGGAGTCGCGCGTCACAGAGAACGCAGCGTGACACAAACGCGCATTTGTGTGTAAGATAGCTTAACGGTCGATGCGAGCGTCCGGTCTGGTGTGAGCCGAACCAGAGCCCTCCCCACAGTGTTCGTCGCGGCCATGCTCGTGCTCGCGGGCTGCGCCGGGGCGACCGGACCGAGCGCCACCGACGCGGCCGCAGCCGCGACGGGCGCGAACGCGACGGACGTGAACAGCATCACCGCCGACGGCACGGCGACCGTGAGCGCCTCGCCCGACCGCGCCGAGATAACCGTCGCCGTCGAGTCGACCGCCGACAACGCCAGCGCGGCCCGCTCGCAGGTCGCCGCCGACGTCGAGCGGCTCCGCGCGGCCCTGACCGACGCCGGCTACGAGGTGCGAACGGTCGACTTCCGGCTGTCGCCGGAGTACGACCACCGGAGCGACGAGCGCGAACTGGTCGGCTACCGCGCGTACCACGCGCTCGCGTTCGAGACGAGCCCCGACGACGCCGGCGCCGCCGTCGACCTCGCCGTCGACAACGGCGCGACCGCCGTGCGGGACGTCCGCTTCACGCTGAGCGACG
This genomic interval carries:
- a CDS encoding SIMPL domain-containing protein → MSRTRALPTVFVAAMLVLAGCAGATGPSATDAAAAATGANATDVNSITADGTATVSASPDRAEITVAVESTADNASAARSQVAADVERLRAALTDAGYEVRTVDFRLSPEYDHRSDERELVGYRAYHALAFETSPDDAGAAVDLAVDNGATAVRDVRFTLSDERRAELREEALAAAVGDARATAETAAGAADRSVGTELSMRVGSAGVSPYDSRVVYETADAGASTSFDPGPVTVSASVTVTYELE
- a CDS encoding 5-formyltetrahydrofolate cyclo-ligase is translated as MDKQPLRERIWDDLEESGEARFPFPPHGRIPNFAGADEACDRLTDTPEWESAETIKANPDAPQLPVRRAALRAGKTVYMAVPRLREEQPFLRLAPEEVPDIDEATTVSGSSNHGVPVGPDEVPHVDLIVSGSVAVTETGGRVGKGEGFADLEFAVLSELGAVDDETAVATTVHERQVVSDEVSLDAHDVPLDLICTPERTRRTATARGGESPTRPDGVDWDALPAEKLESIPVLRRLRRE
- the engB gene encoding GTP-binding protein EngB codes for the protein MTFEGRPDRDAEVVLVGRSNVGKSTLMRELTGHDVSTGKKPGVTRQPNHFDWAPQSFMFTDLPGFGFMSGVEEDKREAIKTDVIRYVEDNADSIVAGVLVVDGKAVIDIIDRHSDAGEIPHDVELFQFLQDVDVAPVVAVNKMDKVDDRDERLNELCERLGLYPPWQQWSGEGGTIAPITAKKGSIEPLKEALRGHFSEAKRDDLLQFVK
- a CDS encoding TIGR00341 family protein, encoding MRLVQVMVPAGKRETVLSVLDEEGIDYVLSDETSGREYTAIVSFPLPTEAVEPILAELREAGLERDAYTVVLTAETVVSKRFEELEDRYDEDEEGNGDRIAREELEARATEMTPQFGAFVTMIVISAVVATAGLLLDSAAVVVGSMVIAPLIGPAMAASVGTVLDDQELFVRGVKLQVLGAVLAVASAAGFAALLRYGRVVPFGVEEVFSIAEVRERLAPDVLSLPIALGSGVAGALSLASGVSSALVGVMIAAALVPPTAVVGIGIAWGQPGTVAGAALLVVVNFVAINFAALATLWYKGYRPDSFWRLDDARATTIRRVAVLGVAILLSTAVLAGVTVASYQSAQFETAAQEEADTLLDGDARVLDVEVTYGGFPFRQPTAVTVTVGHPPGTTPPRIGDALATRLANDVEAPFGIGEPATVDVSVRYVLVEESRVTENAA